A single Camelus ferus isolate YT-003-E chromosome 3, BCGSAC_Cfer_1.0, whole genome shotgun sequence DNA region contains:
- the PKD2L2 gene encoding polycystic kidney disease 2-like 2 protein translates to MAEASRWHRGGTPKQLHYRKEGEVSTTLQELLLYFIFLINLCILTFGMVNPHMYYLNKVMSSLFLDTSVPGEERTNFKSIRSITDFWKFMEGPFLEGLYWDSWYNNENLYDLKNTSRIYYENILLGVPRVRQLKVRNNTCKVYSSVQSLMNECYNKYTSENEDLTDFGLKVDTEWKYSAPSKNSPWHWGFVGVYRNGGYIFTLSKSKSETLNKFINLRMNSWITRGTRVIFIDFSLYNANVNLFCIIRLVAEFPATGGILTSWQFYSVKLLRYVSYYDYFIAACEIAFCIFLFVFTTQELQKIKEFKSAYFRSIWNWLELLLLVLCFVAVFFNLYCNIQIFLLLGQLLKNTEKYSDFYFLAYWYIYYNNVIAITIFFAWIKIFKFISFNKTMSQLSTTLSRCIKDIVGFAIMFFIIFFAYAQLGFLLFGSQVDDFSTFQNSIYAQFRIVLGDFNFAGIQQANFILGPIYFITFIFFVFFVLLNMFLAIINDTYSEVKADYSIGRSPDFEVGKMIKERYKNAIEKLKLKKSQKAEDKKSMKRKDLAEQARREGFDEKEIQSAEQMKKWKERLEKKYYSTEIQDDYQPVTQQEFRDLFLYAVELEKELHYVSLKLNRVMRKVSALQY, encoded by the exons tgACTTTTGGGATGGTAAACCCACATATGTATTACTTAAACAAAGTTATGTCATCTCTATTTTTGGACACTTCTGTGCCTGGTGAAGAAAGAACCAACTTTAAGTCTATTCGCAGCATAACTGACTTTTGGAAG TTTATGGAAGGACCCTTTTTGGAAGGCCTGTACTGGGACTCCTGGTACAATAATGAGAATTTGTATGATTTAAAGAACACCAGTCGTATCTACTATGAGAACATACTTTTAGGAGTCCCCAGAGTCCGTCAGCTGAAAGTCCGTAACAACACATGCAAGGTCTATTCATCCGTTCAGTCCTTGATGAATGAATGTTACAACAAATACACTTCTGAAAATGAAGATCTGACTGATTTTGGCCTTAAAGTTGATACTGA ATGGAAGTACTCTGCTCCTAGTAAAAACTCCCCTTGGCACTGGGGATTTGTTGGTGTTTACCGAAATGGGGGATATATTTTCactttatcaaaatcaaaatctgaaACTCTAAACAAGTTCATTAACCTTCGAATGAACAGCTGGATAACGAGAGGAACTagagttatttttattgatttttcattaTACAATGCTAATGTAAATCTGTTTTGCATCATCAG ACTGGTGGCAGAATTCCCCGCAACTGGAGGAATACTTACTTCATGGCAGTTTTACTCTGTGAAGCTCCTCAGATATGTTAGCTACTATGATTATTTTATTGCTGCCTGTGAAATcgcattttgtatttttctttttgtcttcacaACACAAGaactccaaaaaataaaagaatttaaatctgCCTATTTCAGAAGTATTTGGAACTGGCTAGAATTACTACTTTTGGTG TTGTGTTTTGTGGCCGTTTTCTTCAACTTATACTGTAATATACAAATTTTTCTCTTACTTGGACAActgttaaaaaatactgaaaaatattcagaCTTCTATTTTCTTGCATACTGGTATATTTATTACAATAATGTAATTGCTATAACCATCTTCTTTGCATGGATAaag atattcaaATTCATAAGCTTTAATAAGACAATGTCTCAGCTGTCAACAACCTTGTCCCGCTGTATCAAAGACATAGTAGGATTTGCCATCatgttttttataatattctttgcTTATGCCCAGTTAGGATTTCTTCTTTTTGGATCACAGGTTGACGACTTCTCTACTTTTCAAAATTCCAT ATATGCACAATTTCGAATTGTTCTTGGAGATTTTAATTTTGCTGGTATTCAGCAAGCCAATTTTATCTTGGGACCCATTTACTTCATCACTTTCATCTTTTTCGTGTTCTTTGTCCTGCTG AACATGTTCTTGGCAATAATTAATGATACGTATTCTGAAGTAAAAGCTGACTATTCAATAGGCAGAAGCCCAGATTTTGAAGTTGGCAAAATGATTAAAGAG CGTTACAAAAATGCTATCGAAAAACTCAAACTAAAGAAATCTCAAAAGGCTGAAGACAAGAAAAG tatgaaaagaaaagatttggcTGAACAAGCTAGAAGAGAAGGCTTCGACGAAaaa GAGATTCAAAGTGCAGAGCagatgaaaaaatggaaagagaggcTTGAGAAAAAGTATTATTCTACAGAAATTCAAGACGACTACCAGCCAGTCACTCAACAAGAATTTCGAGA CCTCTTTTTATATGCTGTGGAGCTGGAGAAGGAATTACACTACGTCAGTTTAAAACTAAACCGAGTGATGAGAAAGGTTTCAGCTCTACAATACTGA